Genomic segment of Nostoc sphaeroides:
CGCGGATTGAAGGTAGAACTAACTTTTCGCCAACTTCGTCACGCATTCCATCTACAGCAGCCCGACTTTCTTGCGCTTGGGTGTTACCAAACCAGCGATCGCGGAAGGGTAGTACACCTAAGATTGAGGCATTCGTGGCTCCGACATCTCGCAAGCCGCTTAGTAAGTCGAGCGTCCGCACGAGCGAACCGTAACCTTTGACCGATGCTTCTGCGGGGATGATTAAAAAATCTGCTGCGCCAATTACTGTTAAACAAATTTGCGATCGCTGGGGTGGGGCATCGATAATGCAAACTTGGAAAATTTGCCTGATGGCTTCCAATCGTCGCTTGAGTAAGGTTGCACCTACTCCACTGTTAGATAAATAATCTTGTACGGTATCGAGTTGGTCATCGGCGGGGATAAGAAATAAATTGTCGTTGTCTTGAGTCGGGTAGATGCAGTCTAGGAGTGCGACTGTTTTTTTTAGAAACTCCAATAGGGTTGGTTGGTTGGGTGACAACTCGAACCCCAGATAGCCCGGATTTCTCACAAACTCGAAAAAAAGCGGGATCGGAAACTGCTAAAATGTATATATGGCA
This window contains:
- a CDS encoding ParA family protein; translated protein: MSPNQPTLLEFLKKTVALLDCIYPTQDNDNLFLIPADDQLDTVQDYLSNSGVGATLLKRRLEAIRQIFQVCIIDAPPQRSQICLTVIGAADFLIIPAEASVKGYGSLVRTLDLLSGLRDVGATNASILGVLPFRDRWFGNTQAQESRAAVDGMRDEVGEKLVLPSIRESERYKQAINKRTTLSQLGYTDLEYPFEILIDKIRASVGSK